The following are encoded in a window of Emcibacter sp. SYSU 3D8 genomic DNA:
- a CDS encoding nuclear transport factor 2 family protein — MSTTTYDIEAMARRLAELDDLQAIRDQQVRYGRALDWDDEPLLAQVFWPDADIDYGFFCGRGDEFVKVLITISRESGCRPWHAISGQSVSLTGANSAKAECYFLGGSTTLNIAGDTEVQFIGGRYLDDFEKRGGEWRVARRVLICDFRYSDITRTETVEGFAAALNDRGKLGPDHPLYWQFTRR, encoded by the coding sequence ATGAGCACGACGACCTACGATATCGAGGCCATGGCGCGGCGCCTTGCCGAACTCGACGACCTGCAGGCCATTCGCGACCAGCAGGTGCGCTACGGCAGGGCGCTGGATTGGGACGACGAGCCTCTGCTGGCCCAGGTGTTCTGGCCCGACGCCGACATTGACTACGGCTTTTTCTGCGGCCGGGGTGACGAGTTCGTGAAGGTGCTGATCACCATCAGCCGGGAATCGGGCTGCCGGCCGTGGCACGCCATCTCGGGCCAGAGCGTCAGCCTGACCGGCGCAAACTCGGCCAAGGCCGAATGCTACTTCCTCGGCGGCAGCACCACCCTGAACATCGCCGGCGACACCGAGGTCCAGTTCATCGGTGGCCGGTACCTCGATGATTTCGAGAAGCGCGGCGGCGAGTGGCGGGTGGCCAGGCGGGTGCTGATCTGCGATTTCCGCTATTCGGACATCACCCGCACCGAGACCGTCGAAGGCTTCGCTGCAGCACTCAACGATCGCGGCAAGCTGGGTCCCGATCACCCGCTTTACTGGCAGTTCACCCGCCGCTGA
- a CDS encoding arylamine N-acetyltransferase, whose protein sequence is MTEFDTEAYLKRIGLAAAPTPSVDGLRSLQRAQPLAIPFENFDILLGRGISLDPATIFDKLVRRPRGGYCFEVNSLFLAALQAFGFEARALLGRVHIAGPVGGRTHQLSLVRIGGEDWIADVGFGSGTALAPMRLSLDVEQDLNGSVRRYVANDVYGIILQMRGEEGWSNLYSFDMGHVIDSDRVLGNHFTSTHPASFFTWARVATRPTPDGRVSLMDYTLRKVAGGQETVTCLEEGEPYLAALRENFGIDLGVRYEEIKPIAGQGADFTV, encoded by the coding sequence ATGACCGAATTCGATACCGAGGCATACCTGAAGCGGATCGGCCTGGCGGCGGCACCCACACCGAGTGTTGACGGGCTCCGCAGCTTGCAGCGGGCCCAACCCCTCGCCATCCCGTTCGAGAATTTCGACATCCTGCTGGGCCGCGGCATATCGCTCGATCCCGCCACGATTTTCGACAAGCTGGTGCGGCGCCCGCGCGGCGGCTATTGCTTCGAGGTGAACAGCCTGTTCCTCGCGGCGCTGCAGGCATTCGGTTTCGAGGCCCGTGCCCTGCTGGGGCGGGTGCACATTGCCGGGCCGGTAGGCGGCCGCACCCACCAGCTGAGTCTGGTGCGGATCGGCGGCGAGGACTGGATCGCCGATGTGGGCTTCGGCAGCGGCACGGCGCTGGCGCCCATGCGGCTGTCGCTTGACGTCGAGCAGGACCTGAACGGGTCGGTGCGGCGCTACGTGGCCAACGACGTCTACGGCATCATCCTGCAGATGCGCGGCGAGGAAGGCTGGTCGAACCTCTACAGCTTCGACATGGGCCATGTGATCGACAGCGACCGGGTCCTGGGCAACCATTTCACCTCGACCCATCCGGCCTCATTCTTCACCTGGGCGCGGGTGGCGACGCGTCCCACGCCCGATGGCCGGGTGTCGCTGATGGACTACACGCTGCGCAAGGTGGCGGGCGGACAGGAAACCGTCACCTGTCTCGAGGAGGGCGAGCCCTATCTGGCGGCCCTGAGGGAGAATTTCGGGATCGACCTGGGAGTCCGCTACGAGGAGATCAAGCCGATCGCCGGCCAGGGCGCCGACTTCACCGTCTGA
- a CDS encoding glucose 1-dehydrogenase gives MRLPTCDDMECRAVTMHDRFRLDGKVALVTGGGRGIGRGIALALAECGADVAVLARRQADVDAVAREIGDRGRRGLGLTGDIMLTETLPEALDAVVAHFGRIDIMVNNAGGNTDRRGYSLDEITMEKWDEQIGLNMRHKFQGAREAAKRMGDGGRIINVVSIAALRPYPGFGAYGTGNAGIIGMSRTLAVELAPRKITVNCIAPGEIYTDLLTESLGWDEKAAQDYADTAIPLGRIGYPEDVAAVAAFFASPAAEWTTGQWVEVSGGRS, from the coding sequence ATGCGCCTCCCGACCTGTGACGATATGGAGTGCCGCGCTGTGACCATGCATGACCGATTTCGCCTCGACGGCAAGGTGGCACTCGTGACCGGTGGCGGTCGCGGCATCGGCCGAGGCATCGCGCTGGCGCTGGCCGAATGCGGCGCCGACGTCGCCGTGCTGGCGCGGCGGCAGGCCGACGTGGACGCCGTCGCCCGCGAGATCGGGGACCGCGGCCGTCGCGGTCTGGGACTGACCGGCGACATCATGTTGACCGAAACCCTGCCCGAAGCGCTTGACGCGGTGGTCGCCCATTTCGGTCGCATCGACATCATGGTGAACAACGCCGGCGGCAATACGGACCGGCGCGGCTATTCGCTCGACGAGATCACCATGGAGAAATGGGACGAGCAGATCGGACTCAACATGCGCCACAAATTCCAGGGCGCCCGGGAGGCGGCGAAGCGCATGGGCGATGGCGGCCGGATCATCAATGTGGTGTCGATCGCCGCGCTACGGCCCTATCCGGGATTTGGCGCCTACGGAACGGGCAATGCCGGCATCATCGGCATGAGCAGGACGCTCGCGGTGGAACTGGCGCCCCGCAAGATCACCGTGAACTGCATCGCCCCGGGCGAAATCTATACTGACCTGCTGACCGAGTCGCTGGGTTGGGACGAGAAAGCCGCCCAGGACTATGCCGACACCGCCATCCCGCTGGGCCGGATCGGCTATCCCGAGGACGTGGCGGCCGTTGCCGCGTTCTTCGCCTCGCCCGCCGCCGAATGGACGACCGGGCAATGGGTCGAAGTGTCGGGCGGCCGCAGCTAG
- a CDS encoding OsmC family protein, whose amino-acid sequence MSAIMPARIKETPMARVHVITKPTPHQVEIKAGRHSIAGDEPHGMGGGDAGPAPYDLILGGLGACTAITLRMYAARKGWPLEEVTVDLSHSLEEKRSQISRRLHLKGDLDAEQRARLADIAERTPVTLTLRDGANIETTLAPAEESPAHLSERLDEALEESFPASDPPAVSPGTD is encoded by the coding sequence GTGAGTGCCATCATGCCCGCCCGCATCAAGGAGACCCCCATGGCCCGCGTGCATGTCATCACCAAGCCCACCCCGCATCAGGTCGAGATCAAGGCCGGCCGGCACAGCATCGCCGGCGACGAACCGCACGGCATGGGAGGCGGTGACGCAGGTCCCGCGCCCTATGACCTGATCCTGGGCGGGCTGGGCGCCTGCACGGCGATCACCCTGCGCATGTATGCGGCACGCAAGGGCTGGCCGCTCGAGGAGGTGACCGTCGACCTGTCCCACAGCCTCGAGGAAAAACGGTCTCAGATCAGCCGCCGGCTGCATCTGAAAGGCGATCTGGACGCCGAGCAGCGCGCCCGCCTTGCCGATATCGCCGAACGCACGCCGGTCACCCTGACCCTCAGGGACGGCGCGAACATCGAGACGACACTGGCGCCGGCGGAAGAAAGCCCCGCGCATCTGAGCGAACGGCTGGACGAGGCGCTGGAGGAAAGCTTTCCGGCGAGCGACCCGCCCGCCGTCAGCCCCGGGACCGACTAG
- a CDS encoding AAA family ATPase has product MQVWSVGIEGYRSVRRLRFPLRRLNVFIGENGVGKTNLYRGLQLVQAAASGTLTRELAAEGGMESALWAGPRKKNERARIKLRAELGAMGADYAYTAETGLVQQYEVGVGLRMPTGAGFLLEPQIKTESLAFVGGRRPVTMLERRGPHGFARDEEGKRHDLDEDLLPSETALGSLNHPGQFPDLHLVRAAMLGWRFYHAFRTDPASPLRHPCLAVTTPTLSSDASDLAAVFATLTHIREDTVDLDETVADAFPGARLIVPEPGQTASFGMTYAEFPNRVFGAAELSDGTLRFLALAGALLGYRLPPLVALNEPETSLHPDLLPPLGRLIARAAERTQVWVVTHSQILADTLESAAGVRPRRVYKRTGETLIDGITTLGEVDDEDE; this is encoded by the coding sequence ATGCAGGTCTGGTCGGTCGGCATTGAAGGCTATCGCAGTGTCAGGCGACTGCGTTTTCCGCTCCGGCGCCTGAACGTCTTCATCGGAGAGAACGGCGTCGGCAAGACCAACCTCTATCGCGGCCTGCAGCTGGTACAGGCGGCCGCGTCCGGCACGCTGACCCGCGAGCTCGCGGCCGAAGGCGGCATGGAAAGCGCCCTGTGGGCCGGGCCCCGCAAGAAGAACGAGCGGGCGCGGATCAAGCTCCGCGCCGAACTGGGCGCGATGGGAGCCGATTACGCCTATACCGCCGAAACCGGGCTGGTCCAGCAATACGAAGTCGGAGTGGGGCTTCGCATGCCCACCGGCGCGGGCTTCCTCCTCGAGCCGCAGATCAAGACGGAGTCGCTGGCCTTCGTGGGAGGCCGGCGGCCGGTAACCATGCTGGAGCGCCGTGGACCGCACGGCTTCGCCCGCGACGAGGAAGGCAAACGCCACGACCTGGACGAGGACCTGCTGCCCAGCGAGACTGCGCTGGGCAGCCTCAACCATCCGGGCCAGTTCCCCGACCTGCATCTGGTGCGCGCGGCCATGCTGGGCTGGCGTTTCTATCACGCCTTCCGTACCGATCCGGCCTCGCCGCTGCGGCATCCGTGCCTTGCCGTCACCACGCCGACCCTGTCCTCGGACGCTTCAGACCTGGCGGCGGTTTTCGCCACGCTCACTCATATCCGCGAGGACACGGTCGATCTGGACGAGACCGTGGCCGACGCCTTTCCCGGCGCGCGGCTGATCGTGCCCGAGCCGGGACAGACCGCGTCGTTCGGCATGACCTATGCTGAATTTCCCAATCGCGTCTTCGGTGCGGCCGAGCTATCGGACGGCACGCTGCGCTTTCTGGCGCTGGCGGGCGCGCTGCTGGGATACCGGCTGCCGCCATTGGTGGCGCTCAACGAGCCGGAGACCAGCCTGCACCCGGATCTGCTGCCGCCGCTCGGCCGGCTGATCGCCCGGGCCGCGGAACGGACCCAGGTCTGGGTCGTTACCCACTCGCAGATCCTGGCCGATACGCTCGAGTCAGCCGCAGGGGTCCGGCCGCGCCGGGTCTACAAGCGGACTGGCGAAACCCTGATCGACGGGATCACCACACTGGGCGAGGTGGACGACGAGGATGAGTGA
- a CDS encoding antibiotic biosynthesis monooxygenase, whose amino-acid sequence MFGQLIRLKVKHDKVAEFEALVSTLVANIRANEPEPKTYEVRRGAEPLSYVYFISFPEAGAYQNYADAPYHRNAAPAIMACLDGDPVYETLEAFY is encoded by the coding sequence ATGTTCGGGCAATTGATCAGACTGAAGGTGAAACACGACAAGGTGGCGGAATTCGAGGCGCTCGTTTCGACCCTGGTGGCCAATATCCGCGCCAACGAGCCCGAGCCGAAGACCTACGAGGTGCGCCGGGGCGCCGAGCCGCTCAGCTATGTCTACTTCATCTCGTTCCCCGAGGCCGGCGCGTACCAGAATTATGCCGATGCGCCCTATCACCGGAATGCGGCGCCGGCGATCATGGCCTGCCTTGATGGCGACCCGGTCTACGAGACGCTTGAAGCGTTCTACTAA
- a CDS encoding coniferyl aldehyde dehydrogenase, protein MNRPIGDVLDLQRKAFLRDGPPSLADRKAHLAALAGQVRKYRDPMGEAVSEDFGNRSRHETLLAETMATIMSLKHSGKHLASWMAPSNRPLNRLQHPFASARVHYQPLGVVGIMAPWNYPFQLSLVPVGQALAAGNRVMLKPSEFTPGVAALLARMLAEVFGEERVAVVESGPDVAAEFSRQKFDHLMFTGSTATGRRVMMAAAENLVPVTLELGGKSPVIVGGDYDLGKAAGSIALGKMLNAGQTCIAPDYAFVPAGKAESFGRALSDQIATMYPTLAANPDYTSIVADRHFERINGLIDDARAKGARIEQINPGGEELGNQRKIAPTLIFDPTDDMKVMQEEIFGPVLPVMTYGDLSEAIDYVNAHDRPLALYHFSNDASAQRRVIERTTAGGMTVNDTLLHVAVEELPFGGVGPSGIGAYHGEAGFRTFSHAKSVLKQSALNFGGALRPPFGSRLEKIAAMMIGK, encoded by the coding sequence ATGAACCGACCGATCGGCGACGTCCTCGACCTGCAGCGCAAGGCGTTCCTGCGCGACGGACCTCCAAGCCTGGCAGACCGCAAGGCGCATCTGGCGGCGCTCGCGGGCCAAGTGCGCAAGTACCGCGACCCGATGGGCGAGGCGGTCAGCGAGGACTTCGGCAACCGGAGCCGGCACGAGACCTTGCTGGCCGAGACCATGGCCACGATCATGTCGCTGAAGCACTCGGGGAAACACCTTGCGTCGTGGATGGCGCCGTCCAACCGCCCGCTGAACCGCCTGCAGCACCCCTTCGCCAGCGCGCGGGTGCATTACCAGCCGCTCGGCGTTGTCGGCATCATGGCGCCCTGGAACTATCCCTTCCAGCTGTCGCTGGTGCCGGTGGGCCAGGCACTGGCGGCAGGCAACCGGGTGATGCTGAAACCGTCCGAGTTTACGCCCGGCGTTGCCGCGCTGCTGGCGCGGATGCTGGCCGAGGTGTTCGGCGAGGAACGCGTGGCGGTGGTCGAGAGCGGCCCCGACGTGGCGGCCGAGTTCAGCCGCCAGAAATTCGATCACCTGATGTTCACCGGCTCCACCGCCACTGGCCGGCGCGTGATGATGGCCGCCGCCGAGAACCTGGTGCCGGTGACACTGGAACTGGGCGGCAAGTCGCCGGTCATCGTCGGCGGCGACTACGACCTGGGCAAGGCCGCCGGCTCCATCGCGCTGGGCAAGATGCTCAATGCCGGCCAGACCTGCATCGCGCCCGACTATGCCTTCGTGCCGGCCGGCAAGGCCGAATCGTTCGGCCGTGCCCTGTCGGACCAGATCGCCACCATGTATCCCACGTTGGCCGCGAATCCCGACTACACCTCCATCGTCGCCGACCGGCATTTCGAGCGGATCAACGGCCTGATTGACGATGCCCGCGCCAAGGGCGCCCGGATCGAGCAGATCAATCCCGGCGGCGAGGAACTGGGCAACCAGCGCAAGATCGCCCCCACCCTGATCTTCGATCCCACCGATGACATGAAGGTGATGCAGGAAGAAATCTTCGGCCCGGTGCTGCCGGTGATGACTTACGGCGACCTGAGCGAGGCCATCGATTACGTCAACGCCCACGACCGGCCGCTTGCCCTCTATCATTTCAGCAATGACGCGTCCGCACAGCGCCGGGTGATCGAGCGCACCACGGCGGGCGGCATGACGGTGAACGACACGCTGCTGCATGTGGCGGTGGAGGAACTGCCGTTCGGTGGCGTCGGCCCCAGCGGCATCGGCGCCTATCACGGCGAGGCGGGCTTCCGGACGTTCAGCCACGCCAAATCGGTGTTGAAGCAGTCGGCACTGAATTTCGGCGGCGCGCTGCGTCCGCCGTTCGGCTCGCGCCTGGAGAAAATTGCCGCCATGATGATCGGGAAGTAG
- the corA gene encoding magnesium/cobalt transporter CorA: MAKAQLFDPVTGTRFGGLELIDEWRAAPGSLIWVDLAEPSPEEDAAALRQFGIHSTAIEDALSPRHPPKSEAFDDHTFLLIKGLDAKTRDIAFGTIQIAIFIGERFLVTRHSAFSPSIDKLWNATLEETSMLGKGAAVTALRLVDIVMNRFLGILLAVEERLEWLEKEVTDDPRDALLAELMALKSNLTRMRRIATYHAQMFVELAKDPPPGIPAKLKHELRDMLEKLERLSSLTGLYYDLSSDMVEGYISLASHRLNKIMKVLTIVASIFIPLTFLAGIYGMNFQNIPELQYRYSYYVLLGIMVVVGAGLLVLFKRKGWL, from the coding sequence TTGGCCAAGGCACAATTGTTCGATCCGGTGACAGGCACCCGCTTCGGTGGACTGGAACTGATCGACGAATGGCGTGCTGCGCCCGGTTCGCTGATCTGGGTGGACCTTGCCGAGCCATCGCCCGAGGAAGACGCCGCCGCGCTGCGCCAATTCGGGATTCACTCCACCGCCATCGAGGATGCCCTGTCGCCGCGCCATCCGCCCAAGTCCGAGGCGTTCGACGATCATACCTTCCTGCTCATCAAGGGGCTGGACGCGAAAACCCGCGATATCGCCTTCGGCACGATCCAGATCGCCATATTCATCGGCGAGCGGTTTCTGGTGACGCGCCACAGCGCGTTCTCGCCCAGCATCGACAAGCTGTGGAACGCGACCCTGGAGGAAACCTCCATGTTGGGCAAGGGCGCCGCCGTGACGGCGCTGCGGCTCGTGGATATCGTCATGAACCGGTTCCTCGGGATTCTGCTGGCCGTGGAAGAGCGGCTGGAATGGCTTGAAAAGGAAGTGACGGACGACCCCCGCGACGCGCTGCTGGCCGAACTGATGGCGCTGAAGTCCAATCTTACCCGGATGCGGCGCATTGCCACCTATCACGCGCAGATGTTCGTCGAGTTGGCCAAGGATCCGCCGCCAGGCATCCCGGCGAAACTCAAGCACGAATTGCGGGACATGCTCGAGAAGCTGGAGCGTCTGTCGAGCCTCACCGGCCTCTATTACGACCTGTCCTCCGACATGGTCGAGGGCTACATCTCGCTGGCGTCGCACCGCCTGAACAAGATCATGAAGGTGCTGACCATCGTGGCGTCGATCTTCATCCCGCTGACGTTCCTGGCGGGCATCTACGGCATGAATTTCCAGAACATTCCGGAATTGCAGTATCGTTACAGCTATTACGTCCTGTTGGGCATCATGGTGGTGGTGGGCGCTGGACTGCTGGTGTTGTTCAAGCGGAAAGGCTGGCTCTAG
- a CDS encoding mechanosensitive ion channel domain-containing protein, producing the protein MDQVWHVLELSWHWLSYLATATLFKVNRVEVTSLGLIQVIVVLCAAWWLSRLLQRTLLRFATGNRSISPASLYTLGRLIHYVIIALSLLLGLSMLGLDFSNLAFMAGAIGVGLGFGLQTLVSNFVSGIMLLVERSLKVGDFVELESGITGEVKEINIRSTLITTNDNVDILVPNSEFVSGRMTNWTLREDYRRLRVPFGVAYGTEKELVKKAGIEAARSVEHTMDDKGRDPDVWMVGFGDSSVDYELVVWLKPPAVKRPGRVRADYLWALDTALKKYDIEIPFPQRDLHLRSGFEALRSPSSSVRKQEDEDA; encoded by the coding sequence GTGGACCAAGTCTGGCACGTTCTCGAACTGAGCTGGCACTGGCTGTCGTATCTGGCCACGGCCACCTTGTTCAAGGTCAACCGGGTCGAGGTGACGAGCCTGGGACTGATCCAGGTCATCGTCGTCCTTTGCGCCGCATGGTGGCTGTCGCGGCTGCTGCAGCGGACCCTGCTCCGTTTCGCCACCGGCAACCGAAGCATCAGCCCGGCATCGCTCTATACACTCGGCCGGCTGATTCACTACGTCATCATCGCGCTGAGCCTCCTGCTCGGCCTGTCGATGCTCGGGCTCGACTTCTCCAATCTGGCGTTCATGGCCGGCGCCATCGGTGTCGGCCTGGGCTTCGGCCTGCAGACCCTGGTGAGCAATTTCGTCTCGGGCATCATGCTGCTGGTCGAGCGCAGCCTGAAGGTGGGGGACTTCGTCGAACTGGAATCCGGGATTACCGGCGAAGTGAAGGAGATCAACATCCGCAGCACGCTGATCACCACCAACGACAACGTCGATATCCTGGTCCCCAATTCCGAGTTCGTCAGCGGCCGCATGACCAACTGGACCCTGCGCGAGGACTACCGCCGCCTGCGCGTGCCCTTCGGCGTGGCCTATGGTACCGAGAAGGAACTGGTAAAGAAGGCGGGCATCGAGGCCGCCAGATCCGTGGAGCACACCATGGACGACAAAGGCAGGGATCCGGACGTGTGGATGGTGGGATTCGGCGACAGCAGCGTCGATTACGAGCTGGTGGTCTGGCTCAAGCCGCCGGCGGTGAAACGGCCCGGCCGGGTGCGGGCCGACTATCTTTGGGCGCTGGATACGGCGCTCAAGAAATACGACATCGAAATTCCGTTCCCGCAGCGGGATCTGCACCTGCGCAGCGGGTTCGAGGCGTTGCGGTCGCCCTCGTCCAGTGTGCGTAAGCAGGAAGACGAGGACGCCTGA